A genomic region of Gossypium hirsutum isolate 1008001.06 chromosome D01, Gossypium_hirsutum_v2.1, whole genome shotgun sequence contains the following coding sequences:
- the LOC107936934 gene encoding receptor-like protein 14 isoform X2, translating to MKGMHSLKLIHVMNLVIRLTQFDGKKACFEEERMGLLELKSFLKQEVVDGSDHVVLPSWVDDPRSDCCGWERVSCNSTIRRIVKLSLSLIGGVKHDCYNDFVFSSYLNATLFQSFKDLKTLNLSYNYIRWQENQGLLRLQQLETLDLSGNGLTSSHLQSLMELKSLKNLILSCNSFNGSFPTPELSGFENLETLDLSWNSLSDSPRELDAANFSKLRNVVLHNNYFNSTEILRLLGSLPSLRSLDLSSNMLGMESTLSNQGSKHAISLRCFNYHHHLFGVFLFWVNYTSSHPTISKILFFITQL from the exons ATGAAAGGGATGCATTCACTAAAGTTGATACATGTGATGAATTTGGTCATCCGATTGACTCAATTTGATGGGAAAAAGGCATGTTTTGAAGAAGAGAGGATGGGGCTGTTAGAATTGAAGTCCTTTTTGAAGCAAGAAGTGGTGGATGGTTCAGACCATGTTGTACTCCCTTCATGGGTTGATGACCCAAGGAGTGATTGCTGCGGTTGGGAGAGAGTTAGCTGCAACTCAACCATCCGTCGGATTGTTAAACTCTCCCTCTCTCTTATAGGAGGGGTTAAACATGACTGTTATAATGATTTTGTGTTTTCATCCTATTTGAATGCTACCTTATTCCAGTCTTTTAAAGATCTAAAAACTCTCAATTTATCCTACAATTATATTAGATGGCAAGAGAACCAAG GTTTGCTAAGGCTACAACAGTTGGAGACGTTGGATCTTTCTGGTAACGGTTTAACAAGTAGCCATCTGCAGTCCTTGATGGAACTCAAATCTCTTAAGAATTTGATTCTTAGTTGCAATTCCTTCAACGGATCCTTCCCTACCccag AACTATCTGGTTTTGAAAACTTGGAGACATTGGATTTAAGTTGGAATTCACTAAGTGACTCCCCAAGGGAGTTGG ACGCTGCGAATTTCTCAAAGCTGAGGAATGTAGTGCTGCATAACAATTACTTCAATTCTACTGAGATTCTGAGGTTGCTGGGTTCACTTCCGTCGCTCAGGTCTCTTGACCTTTCCTCTAATATGCTGGGAATGGAAAGCACTCTGTCGAATCAAGGAAGTAAACATGCAATTTCCCTCAGATGTTTcaattatcatcatcatctttttggtgtatttttattttgggtaaattacactagtagtcatccaactattagtaaaattcttttttttattactcAACTATGA
- the LOC107936934 gene encoding receptor-like protein 14 isoform X1 has protein sequence MKGMHSLKLIHVMNLVIRLTQFDGKKACFEEERMGLLELKSFLKQEVVDGSDHVVLPSWVDDPRSDCCGWERVSCNSTIRRIVKLSLSLIGGVKHDCYNDFVFSSYLNATLFQSFKDLKTLNLSYNYIRWQENQGMFLQFHPNPSLSDPAFPFPEVIFEHLGYWIIIFFIGLLRLQQLETLDLSGNGLTSSHLQSLMELKSLKNLILSCNSFNGSFPTPELSGFENLETLDLSWNSLSDSPRELDAANFSKLRNVVLHNNYFNSTEILRLLGSLPSLRSLDLSSNMLGMESTLSNQGSKHAISLRCFNYHHHLFGVFLFWVNYTSSHPTISKILFFITQL, from the exons ATGAAAGGGATGCATTCACTAAAGTTGATACATGTGATGAATTTGGTCATCCGATTGACTCAATTTGATGGGAAAAAGGCATGTTTTGAAGAAGAGAGGATGGGGCTGTTAGAATTGAAGTCCTTTTTGAAGCAAGAAGTGGTGGATGGTTCAGACCATGTTGTACTCCCTTCATGGGTTGATGACCCAAGGAGTGATTGCTGCGGTTGGGAGAGAGTTAGCTGCAACTCAACCATCCGTCGGATTGTTAAACTCTCCCTCTCTCTTATAGGAGGGGTTAAACATGACTGTTATAATGATTTTGTGTTTTCATCCTATTTGAATGCTACCTTATTCCAGTCTTTTAAAGATCTAAAAACTCTCAATTTATCCTACAATTATATTAGATGGCAAGAGAACCAAGGTATGTTTCTTCAATTTCACCCAAACCCATCTTTAAGTGACCCTGCATTTCCATTTCCCGAAGTTATATTTGAACATTTGGGTTATTGGATCATTATCTTCTTTATAGGTTTGCTAAGGCTACAACAGTTGGAGACGTTGGATCTTTCTGGTAACGGTTTAACAAGTAGCCATCTGCAGTCCTTGATGGAACTCAAATCTCTTAAGAATTTGATTCTTAGTTGCAATTCCTTCAACGGATCCTTCCCTACCccag AACTATCTGGTTTTGAAAACTTGGAGACATTGGATTTAAGTTGGAATTCACTAAGTGACTCCCCAAGGGAGTTGG ACGCTGCGAATTTCTCAAAGCTGAGGAATGTAGTGCTGCATAACAATTACTTCAATTCTACTGAGATTCTGAGGTTGCTGGGTTCACTTCCGTCGCTCAGGTCTCTTGACCTTTCCTCTAATATGCTGGGAATGGAAAGCACTCTGTCGAATCAAGGAAGTAAACATGCAATTTCCCTCAGATGTTTcaattatcatcatcatctttttggtgtatttttattttgggtaaattacactagtagtcatccaactattagtaaaattcttttttttattactcAACTATGA